Genomic window (Paraburkholderia phenazinium):
AACGATTTTGAATATGCTGCTTCAATTTCGACACAAGCAACAACGTTAAATCCTGCCTGGTGAAATCCAATATCCAAGCCACCCGCACCAGTAAAAAGGCTTAAGGTTTTAATTCCCTCATTATTTTTACGCACTTTATTCATTTCCATTCCTTTGTCGCGACTGTGCCAGCATCCGATTCGTCGAAAAAACTTGTTTGCAAGCTGTCGCCGTGACTCGCAACGAAGTCGCGCATAAAATCGCGCAGCACCTGTGCCGCAGTCCTGTCCTGCGCTTTGCACGCAGATAAAAATTCTTGCCGCAATCGCGGATCAAGACGGATACGCAGTCCGCATGAATTGCTCTCCATGATCACCTCGGATACACCATGTGTATCCAATTATACGCGCCCCAAATGAGAACGGTAGTTCAGTGCCAAAGAATGTTAGAAGGGCAAGCGGACGCACCTCGCACCGGGGCGTCGCTGAGCTACAGCGTGGTACAGCCCCCCAAAAAAAAGGCTGGGCAGCTAAGCTGCCCAGCCTTTTCAATAGAGCTTATCCTTTGTCTCAACCGCGCCGCTATTCTGCGCGGAAGTTCGGAGGCTCAAACATCAATATTCCCCGCCCTCAAAGCATTCGACTCAATGAACGCCCTCCGCGGCTCGACATCATCCCCCATGAGCGTGGTGAAAATGCCATCAGCCGCAATAGCATCCTCAATCTGCACACGAAGCAAGCGCCGCACAGCCGGATCCATCGTAGTCTCCCAAAGCTGCCCAGGATTCATCTCGCCGAGGCCTTTATAGCGTTGCTTGGAAACATTGCGCTCAGCATCGGCGATGAGCCACTTCATAGCACTCTTGAAGTCATTGACGGCCATACTCCGCTCACCGCGCTTGATCACAGCGCCCGGCCCAATCAACCCCTTAAACGTCAGCGCCGTATTCAGCAACTGCTGATAGTCCGCGGTCAACTGAAACTCTTCATCCAGCACAGAAACCTTCTGATTCCCGTGATGCGTCCGCGACACTTTCAATGAGCGGAGCTCCCGCACCTGGTCATACATAGTCGTAACGCGCACTTCGGGCTTCAGCGGATCGTCCCTGAGCTTAGCCTCAAACGCCTTAGCCGACGCCTCAGCAGCCTCTTCACTAGACAGATCGAGCACAACCCCATCCATCACAGCCTCGAGCGCCCCCGCGTCGTACAACCGGCTCAACCGATCGACAACACCCTGCGCGAGCAGATACGACCGAGCGAGCTCACCCAAAGCATCGCCAGCGATCGGCGTAGCACCCTCAGCCGTCACAAGCTCAGACCCATTAAGCGCGAGCTTGAGCATATGAGCATTCAACTCAGCCGCATCCTTGAGATACCGCTCATCCTTCCCCGCCTTGATCTTGTAAAGCGGCGGCTGCGCGATATAAATAAACCCACGCTCGATCATGTCCGGCATCTGCCGATAGAAGAACGTAAGCAGCAGCGTCCGAATGTGCGCACCGTCGACGTCAGCATCGGTCATGATGATGATGCGGTGATAACGGAGCTTCTCGAGGTTGTAGTCTTCCTTGCCGATGCCGCAACCGAGAGCCGTAATCAAAGTAACAATCTGCTCCGAAGAAAGCAGCTTGTCGTACCGAGCCTTCTCAACATTAAGCACCTTGCCGCGCAGCGGCAAAATAGCCTGAAACTTCCGATCACGCCCCTGCTTAGCCGACCCACCAGCCGAGTCACCCTCGACGATATAGATTTCAGACTTAGCCGGATCCTTCTCCTGGCAATCCGCCAGCTTCCCGGGCAGACCAACGCCGTCCAAAACACCCTTCCGCCGCGTCATCTCCCGCGCCTTCCGCGCCGCATCCCGCGCCCGCGCAGCATCCACAACCTTCCCGCAAATAATCTTCGCGTCGTTCGGCGTCTCCTGCAGAAACTCCTCAAGCGCCTTAGCCACAACTTCCTCAACCGGCGCCCGCACTTCAGAAGAAACCAACTTATCCTTAGTCTGCGCGGAGAACTTCGGCTCCGGCACCTTCACCGACAACACACACGACAACCCCTCACGCATGTCATCACCCGAAGTCTCAACCTTCGCCTTCTTGGCAATCTCGTGATCGGCAATGTACTTGTTCATCACGCGCGTCATCGCCGCACGCAAACCGGTCAAGTGCGTCCCGCCATCGCGCTGCGGAATGTTGTTCGTAAAACAGAGCACATTCTCGTTATAGCTATCGTTCCACTGCATAGCCACTTCAACGCCAACACCATCCTTCTCACCACTCACGTGGAAAATATTCGGATGCAGCACGGCCTTGTTCTTGTTGATGTACTCAACAAAACCCTTCACGCCGCCCACAAACGCGAAATCCTCTTCCTTCCCCGTGCGCTGATCCGTCAAACGAATCCGCACGCCGTTATTCAGGAACGACAGTTCGCGAATCCGCTTGGCCAGAATGTCGTAGTGATATTCGATGCTGCCGAAGATCGTCTCGTCGGCGAGGAAATGCACTTCGGTGCCGCGGTTTTCAGTGTCGCCGGTCACGAGGATCGGCGAGACGGCCACGCCGTCAATCTCTTCGATGATGCGGTTCTGCGGCACGCCACGGTGGAACTCCATGAAGTGCTTCTTGCCGTCGCGGCGAATGGTCAGACGCAGCCATGCCGACAGCGCGTTCACGCACGACACGCCCACGCCGTGCAGGCCGCCCGACACCTTGTAGCTGTTCTGGTCGAACTTGCCGCCGGCGTGCAGCTCGGTCATCACGATTTCAGCGGCGCTGCGCTTCGGGTCGTGCTTGTCGTCCATCTTCAGACCGGTCGGCACACCACGGCCGTTGTCCGTGACGGAGACCGAGTTGTCCGCGTGGATGATCACCTGAATGTCGTTGCAATGCCCGGCCAACGCTTCGTCGATGGCGTTGTCCAGCACTTCGAATACCAGGTGGTGCAAACCGGTGCCGTCCGATG
Coding sequences:
- the gyrB gene encoding DNA topoisomerase (ATP-hydrolyzing) subunit B, with the protein product MTDTNNSQPDNSYGASSIQILEGLEAVRKRPGMYIGDTSDGTGLHHLVFEVLDNAIDEALAGHCNDIQVIIHADNSVSVTDNGRGVPTGLKMDDKHDPKRSAAEIVMTELHAGGKFDQNSYKVSGGLHGVGVSCVNALSAWLRLTIRRDGKKHFMEFHRGVPQNRIIEEIDGVAVSPILVTGDTENRGTEVHFLADETIFGSIEYHYDILAKRIRELSFLNNGVRIRLTDQRTGKEEDFAFVGGVKGFVEYINKNKAVLHPNIFHVSGEKDGVGVEVAMQWNDSYNENVLCFTNNIPQRDGGTHLTGLRAAMTRVMNKYIADHEIAKKAKVETSGDDMREGLSCVLSVKVPEPKFSAQTKDKLVSSEVRAPVEEVVAKALEEFLQETPNDAKIICGKVVDAARARDAARKAREMTRRKGVLDGVGLPGKLADCQEKDPAKSEIYIVEGDSAGGSAKQGRDRKFQAILPLRGKVLNVEKARYDKLLSSEQIVTLITALGCGIGKEDYNLEKLRYHRIIIMTDADVDGAHIRTLLLTFFYRQMPDMIERGFIYIAQPPLYKIKAGKDERYLKDAAELNAHMLKLALNGSELVTAEGATPIAGDALGELARSYLLAQGVVDRLSRLYDAGALEAVMDGVVLDLSSEEAAEASAKAFEAKLRDDPLKPEVRVTTMYDQVRELRSLKVSRTHHGNQKVSVLDEEFQLTADYQQLLNTALTFKGLIGPGAVIKRGERSMAVNDFKSAMKWLIADAERNVSKQRYKGLGEMNPGQLWETTMDPAVRRLLRVQIEDAIAADGIFTTLMGDDVEPRRAFIESNALRAGNIDV